In one window of Candidatus Scalindua sp. DNA:
- a CDS encoding DUF3124 domain-containing protein has translation MKSRLVKQLYLYCFFVLCSSTSFADTQTKLSAGQTIYVPIYSNVFSGPKGLPFNLSAILSIRNIDLYNSITITSVEYYDNAGKLLRKYTENPLVLRPLASNHIIIKESDGAGGFGANFIVRWKSVKEINAPIVETVMIGVRSGQGISFVSQGQVIKEDTK, from the coding sequence ATGAAGTCAAGACTAGTAAAGCAACTATATCTATATTGTTTTTTTGTTCTTTGCTCCTCAACCTCGTTTGCTGATACTCAAACAAAACTATCAGCAGGCCAAACCATTTATGTCCCTATCTATTCCAATGTTTTCAGTGGTCCAAAAGGCCTACCTTTCAATTTATCGGCAATTCTAAGCATAAGAAATATTGATCTTTATAATTCAATAACAATCACTTCTGTCGAATATTATGACAATGCCGGCAAACTTTTAAGAAAATACACAGAAAACCCCCTGGTTTTGCGCCCATTGGCATCAAACCATATAATCATAAAAGAGAGTGATGGTGCAGGCGGTTTTGGAGCGAACTTCATTGTCAGATGGAAATCGGTCAAAGAAATTAATGCACCAATCGTTGAAACCGTTATGATCGGCGTAAGATCTGGCCAAGGAATATCGTTTGTAAGTCAAGGGCAAGTCATAAAAGAAGATACTAAATAG
- the pgk gene encoding phosphoglycerate kinase has product MKNLKGKKVLLRADLNVFIEDGEVKGDFRIKQALPTIKLLKKGGAKIIILSHVTKGRSDGLLPVARYINESFKIDFSREVLGSETREKIDSMKNGGVLLLENLRSDDREKNNDADFARQLASLGDIYVNDAFSVSHRKHASIVSLPKFLPSYSGLLMDDEVSNLSKAFRTKHPFLLILGGVKFESKLGVLKRFIKTADKIFIGGALANVFLKEKGIDIGKSIYDKDVNIKKFVKSKKIVIPKDMVTVSGINWDIGDGAIKELKEIIDKAKFIIWSGPLGNFEGGYKKGTTEVAKAIAKSKADSVVGGGDTISAIRKLKILNKFSFASTGGGAMLAFLSEGTLPGIEALKKKNK; this is encoded by the coding sequence GTGAAGAATTTGAAGGGGAAGAAGGTTCTCTTGAGAGCAGATCTGAATGTATTTATAGAAGATGGTGAGGTGAAGGGTGACTTCAGGATAAAACAGGCCCTGCCTACTATCAAATTGCTAAAGAAGGGCGGCGCGAAGATCATTATTTTAAGTCATGTCACTAAGGGGCGATCGGATGGCCTCTTGCCTGTGGCACGTTATATCAATGAATCTTTTAAAATAGATTTTTCTAGAGAGGTGTTAGGAAGCGAGACAAGGGAGAAGATTGATAGTATGAAAAATGGCGGAGTCCTCCTCCTTGAAAACTTAAGATCAGACGACAGAGAGAAGAACAATGACGCTGACTTTGCTCGACAGCTGGCTTCCCTCGGTGATATTTATGTTAATGACGCTTTCTCCGTCTCTCATAGGAAGCACGCTTCTATTGTTAGTCTGCCGAAGTTTCTCCCTTCATACTCTGGTCTTCTCATGGATGATGAAGTTTCTAATCTTTCTAAAGCGTTTAGGACAAAGCATCCATTTCTCTTAATATTGGGTGGAGTTAAGTTTGAGAGTAAACTGGGCGTGTTGAAGCGGTTTATAAAAACTGCCGATAAGATATTTATCGGTGGTGCCTTGGCGAACGTCTTTCTCAAAGAGAAAGGGATTGATATCGGAAAGTCTATTTATGACAAAGATGTGAATATTAAGAAGTTTGTGAAGAGTAAGAAAATTGTCATCCCTAAAGACATGGTTACAGTGAGTGGTATCAATTGGGACATTGGAGATGGCGCAATAAAAGAATTGAAAGAGATAATCGATAAAGCTAAGTTTATCATCTGGAGCGGACCTTTGGGCAACTTCGAAGGCGGTTATAAGAAGGGGACGACCGAGGTTGCCAAAGCCATCGCGAAGTCGAAGGCTGATTCGGTGGTAGGAGGAGGGGATACTATCTCAGCTATTAGGAAACTAAAGATATTGAATAAGTTTTCCTTCGCCTCGACAGGTGGAGGGGCAATGCTCGCCTTTCTCTCGGAGGGCACACTGCCCGGCATAGAAGCGCTTAAGAAAAAGAATAAATAA
- a CDS encoding HdeD family acid-resistance protein → METGSQTLIAKAASAIWWTVLLRGILAVIIGIMFFSNPGATLVVIMMFLGAYWLVDGIFTLIASFYGKKVHKHWGWGMFVAILSILAGIAVFAQPIAATLFTTTFLVYFMGFMILASGISSVATGIKLRKTSGEWMMIFGGVFAILLGLLLLFNPIFSATFFVLLLGIFTIIDGVSLITVSFRIRKFGKA, encoded by the coding sequence ATGGAAACAGGTTCACAAACGTTAATCGCTAAAGCAGCATCTGCAATCTGGTGGACTGTTCTGCTAAGAGGAATATTGGCTGTCATAATCGGGATCATGTTTTTTTCTAACCCCGGGGCGACACTGGTTGTAATAATGATGTTCCTTGGTGCATACTGGTTAGTCGATGGTATATTTACACTCATTGCATCATTTTACGGAAAGAAAGTACATAAACACTGGGGCTGGGGAATGTTTGTTGCGATACTAAGTATCCTGGCAGGAATAGCAGTGTTCGCTCAACCAATAGCTGCTACACTTTTTACGACCACATTCCTTGTTTACTTTATGGGGTTTATGATACTTGCTTCAGGAATTTCATCAGTAGCAACGGGTATCAAACTTCGTAAAACTTCAGGTGAATGGATGATGATTTTCGGTGGTGTGTTTGCCATACTGTTAGGTTTACTGTTATTATTTAATCCAATTTTTTCAGCAACATTTTTTGTTCTTTTGCTTGGCATTTTTACAATAATTGATGGTGTTTCATTAATCACAGTCTCATTCAGGATTCGTAAGTTCGGCAAAGCATAA
- a CDS encoding YgiT-type zinc finger protein, with the protein MHKFGDCSFCGGEVKNDTVEMDYRYKGQLYIFRMFL; encoded by the coding sequence ATGCATAAATTTGGGGACTGTTCATTTTGTGGTGGTGAAGTGAAAAATGACACTGTTGAGATGGACTATCGTTATAAGGGGCAATTATATATATTCAGGATGTTCCTGTGA